The following coding sequences are from one Humulus lupulus chromosome X, drHumLupu1.1, whole genome shotgun sequence window:
- the LOC133805346 gene encoding glutamyl-tRNA reductase 1, chloroplastic-like, with protein MAVSTSFAGAKLEALLLKSSSANTTTSSSSRVASSSSQLSSLCKPIRARRALFQRGRIIRCEVAASEASVQTDQPGGSNISALEQFKTSAADRYTKERSSIVVIGLSVHTTPVEIREKLAIPEAEWPRAVGELCGLNHIEEAAVLSTCNRMEIYVVALSQHRGVKEVTEWMSKTSGIPTSEICKHRFLLYNNDATQHLFEVSAGLDSLVLGEGQILAQVKQVVKVGQGIVGFGRNISGLFKHAITVGKRVRTETNIAAGAVSVSSAAVELALMKLPEPSHTTARMLLIGAGKMGKLVIKHLVAKGCTKMVVVNRSEERVAAIREEINGVEIIYKPLTEMLTCAAEADVVFTSTASETPLFLKQHVKDLPAVGQETGGLRLFVDISVPRNVGSCVGEVETARIYNVDDLKEVVAANKEDRLRKAMEAQAIIADESKQFEAWRDSLETVPTIKKLRAYAERIRAAELEKCLSKMGDDISKKTRKAVDDLSRGIMNKLLHGPMQHLRCDGSDTRTLSETLENMQALNRMFSLETEISVLEQKIRAKVEQTQK; from the exons ATGGCCGTCTCAACCAGTTTCGCCGGTGCAAAATTGGAGGCTTTACTGTTGAAATCTTCTTCGGCTAATACGACGACGTCCTCCTCCTCCAGGGTTGCTTCCTCCTCTTCTCAGCTCTCGTCCTTGTGCAAACCTATTCGTGCCAGAAGAGCCCTATTTCAGAGAGGGAGGATCATTAGGTGCGAGGTCGCTGCTTCTGAGGCTTCGGTTCAGACTGATCAGCCCGGTGGTTCTAATATCTCCGCACTTGAACAGTTCAAGACCTCTGCTGCTGATA GGTATACTAAGGAGAGGAGCAGTATTGTGGTCATCGGACTCAGTGTTCACACTACACCTGTTGAAATCCGTGAAAAGCTTGCGATTCCAGAAGCAGAATGGCCTCGAGCCGTAGGAGAACTTTGCGGTTTAAATCATATAGAAGAAGCTGCTGTTCTCAGTACCTGCAACAGAATGGAGATATATGTAGTAGCTCTATCTCAGCATCGTGGTGTAAAAGAAGTGACAGAGTGGATGTCAAAG ACAAGTGGTATCCCTACTTCAGAGATTTGCAAGCATCGGTTTCTACTGTATAACAATGATGCAACACAACATCTCTTTGAAGTATCAGCAGGTCTTGACTCTCTTGTCCTTGGAGAAGGTCAAATTCTTGCACAGGTTAAGCAAGTTGTCAAAGTTGGGCAAGGAATTGTTGGCTTTGGTAGGAACATTAGTGGGCTGTTTAAGCATGCAATCACTGTGGGAAAGCGGGTTAGAACTGAGACCAACATTGCTGCAGGTGCAGTTTCTGTGAGCTCTGCTGCTGTTGAACTTGCCTTGATGAAGCTTCCTGAACCATCTCACACTACTGCTCGTATGTTGCTGATTGGAGCTGGAAAGATGGGAAAGCTTGTGATAAAACACTTGGTCGCAAAAGGTTGTACAAAAATGGTGGTTGTGAATAGATCCGAAGAAAGAGTTGCTGCCATCCGTGAGGAGATTAACGGTGTAGAGATCATCTACAAACCCCTTACTGAAATGCTAACTTGTGCTGCTGAAGCAGATGTTGTGTTTACTAGCACAGCATCAGAGACTCCATTGTTTTTGAAACAGCATGTGAAGGATCTTCCTGCTGTTGGTCAAGAAACTGGGGGTTTGAGGCTCTTCGTCGATATTTCTGTCCCTCGGAATGTGGGTTCATGTGTTGGAGAGGTTGAGACTGCGAGAATTTACAATGTTGATGACCTTAAAGAGGTTGTGGCTGCTAATAAAGAAGATCGTCTCCGCAAAGCAATGGAGGCTCAGGCAATTATTGCTGATGAATCAAAACAGTTTGAAGCATGGAGGGACTCACTGGAGACTGTTCCGACCATCAAGAAACTGAGAGCTTATGCTGAAAGAATTAGGGCTGCTGAGCTAGAAAAATGCTTATCAAAGATGGGAGACGATATCTCCAAGAAAACAAGAAAAGCTGTGGATGATCTTAGCCGAGGTATCATGAACAAGCTCCTCCATGGTCCAATGCAACACTTGAGATGTGATGGTAGTGATACCCGGACTCTGTCAGAAACTCTTGAGAATATGCAGGCACTTAATAGAATGTTCAGTCTCGAGACAGAAATATCTGTCTTAGAGCAAAAAATTCGAGCCAAGGTGGAACAAACCCAGAAGTAA